One Primulina huaijiensis chloroplast, complete genome genomic window, CGAAAATCCAGGATTTGAATTGATGTCCTTTCATTGATTCCTCCTAAATTGCATTGATTTCTCCTAAAGATTTCATTTTAATTGGAATTTGGTTATTCACCATGTACGAGGATCCCCACTAAGCATCCATGGCTGAATGGTTAAAGCGCCCAACTCATAATTGGCGAATTCGTAGGTTCAATTCCTACTGGATGCACGCCAATGGGACCCTCCAATAAGTCTATTGGAATTGGCTCTGTATCAATGGAATCTCATCATCCATACATAACGAATTGGTGTGGTATATTCATATCATAATATATGAACAGTAAGAACTAGCATTCTTATTGAGACTAGAACTCATAGGGAAGAAAATCTATTTATGGATGGAATCAAATATGCAGTATTTACAGACAAAAGTATTCGGTTATTGGGGAAAAATCAATATACTTCTAATGTCGAATCAGGATCAACTAGGACAGAACTAAAGCATTGGGTCGAACTATTCTTTGGTGTCAAGGTAATAGCTATGAATAGTCATCGACTTCCGGGAAAGGGTAGAAGAATGGGACCTATTATGGGACATACAATGCATTACAGACGTATGATCATTACGCTTCAACGGGGTTATTCTATTCCACCTCTTAGAAAGAAAAGAAC contains:
- the rpl23 gene encoding ribosomal protein L23 is translated as MDGIKYAVFTDKSIRLLGKNQYTSNVESGSTRTELKHWVELFFGVKVIAMNSHRLPGKGRRMGPIMGHTMHYRRMIITLQRGYSIPPLRKKRT